The Bubalus bubalis isolate 160015118507 breed Murrah chromosome 18, NDDB_SH_1, whole genome shotgun sequence genome contains a region encoding:
- the FBXO46 gene encoding F-box only protein 46 has translation MDRSGLLPFQLWCPRPFGTYSQNQPRPPSAALKPSACSEPGNGVEPEHGPAHSENTPPVLASDAPASQPAPLLSAAAAGDEGRVLLDTWYVIKPGNTKEKVAFFVAHQCGGGSRASSMKVKGHWGSDSSKAKRRRRCLESTKAPPDPGGQDGPPAAEGAPTSTGEDVDLLSVAEMVALVEQRAALALQSYPRPSTPAPVVFVSAEQGGPGKGLGSERRSSGGDCSRVAEAVAHFEAQRDNPPAKGLRKEERPGPGPGEVRIAFRISNGRESRAPDGSLPNGSGGRPGCAYPGSPGPGARAKDKITCDLYQLISPSRDALPSNVEFLLARADEASEGETPAPARPEDTPPAPPPPPARDCGASGFHVDVVVTGVVDECIFFGKDSTKNVKEETVCLTVSPEEPPPPGQLFFLQSRGPDGPPEPPPADSPATAPGPDDAEGTADTSLCRLYRHVSHDFLEIRFKIQRLLEPRQYMLVLPEHVLVKIFSFLPTRALAALKCTCHHFKGIIEAFGVRATDSRWSRDPLYRDDPCKQCRKRYEKGDVSLCRWHPKPYHHDLPYGRSYWMCCRRADRETPGCRLGLHDNNWVLPCNGPGAGGGRAGREEGR, from the coding sequence ATGGACCGAAGTGGCCTTCTGCCCTTCCAGCTCTGGTGCCCTCGGCCCTTTGGCACCTACTCCCAGAACCAGCCACGCCCCCCTTCTGCAGCCCTCAAGCCCTCAGCCTGCTCCGAGCCCGGCAATGGGGTGGAGCCagaacatggccctgcccactcTGAGAACACGCCCCCGGTCTTGGCCTCCGATGCTCCTGCCTCCCAGCCTGCCCCGCTCCTTTCCGCAGCGGCTGCTGGCGACGAGGGTCGAGTCCTGCTGGACACATGGTATGTGATCAAGCCGGGGAATACAAAGGAGAAGGTGGCCTTCTTTGTGGCCCACCAGTGTGGTGGGGGCAGTCGGGCCAGCTCCATGAAGGTCAAGGGGCACTGGGGCAGTGACAGCTCCAAGGCCAAGCGGAGGAGGCGCTGTCTTGAGTCTACGAAGGCTCCGCCCGACCCAGGGGGACAGGACGGGCCCCCTGCCGCAGAGGGGGCCCCAACCTCCACCGGCGAGGATGTGGACCTGCTCTCTGTGGCCGAGATGGTGGCCCTGGTGGAACAGCGGGCCGCCCTGGCCCTGCAGAGCTACCCGCGCCCCAGCACCCCAGCGCCTGTGGTCTTCGTGTCAGCTGAGCAAGGTGGGCCTGGCAAGGGGCTGGGATCCGAACGAAGGTCTAGCGGCGGGGACTGCAGCCGTGTAGCCGAGGCAGTGGCCCACTTTGAGGCCCAGCGGGACAACCCTCCGGCCAAGGGTCTCCGCAAGGAGGAGCGGCCTGGGCCAGGCCCCGGGGAGGTGCGCATCGCCTTCCGGATCTCCAACGGCAGAGAGTCCCGAGCACCGGATGGCAGCTTACCTAACGGGAGCGGGGGCCGGCCAGGTTGCGCCTACCCTGGCAGCCCAGGTCCCGGAGCCCGGGCCAAGGACAAGATCACCTGCGACCTATACCAGCTCATCAGCCCCTCTAGGGACGCCCTCCCCAGCAACGTGGAGTTCCTGCTGGCTAGGGCAGACGAAGCCAGTGAGGGCgagacccccgcccccgccaggcCCGAGGACACTCCCCCGGCACCCCCGCCACCCCCTGCCCGGGACTGCGGAGCGTCAGGCTTCCACGTGGATGTGGTGGTCACAGGAGTGGTGGACGAGTGCATCTTCTTTGGCAAGGACAGCACCAAAAACGTGAAAGAGGAGACGGTGTGCCTGACTGTCAGCCCCGAGGAGCCACCCCCGCCAGGCCAGCTCTTTTTCCTCCAGTCCCGGGGGCCGGACGGGCCCCCTGAGCCCCCGCCAGCCGACTCACCGGCCACAGCGCCAGGCCCGGACGATGCCGAGGGGACGGCTGACACCTCCCTGTGCCGCCTGTACCGGCACGTGTCGCACGACTTCCTGGAGATCCGTTTCAAGATCCAGCGGTTGTTGGAGCCGCGGCAGTACATGCTGGTGCTCCCAGAGCACGTGCTGGTCAAGATCTTCAGCTTCCTGCCCACGCGGGCCCTGGCGGCTCTCAAGTGCACCTGCCACCACTTCAAGGGCATCATTGAGGCATTTGGCGTGCGGGCCACAGACTCGCGCTGGAGCCGCGACCCACTCTACCGCGATGACCCTTGCAAGCAGTGCCGCAAGAGATACGAGAAGGGCGACGTGTCGCTCTGCCGCTGGCACCCCAAGCCCTACCACCACGACCTGCCTTACGGACGTTCCTACTGGATGTGCTGCCGCCGAGCCGATCGCGAGACCCCCGGCTGCCGCCTGGGTCTGCATGACAACAACTGGGTGCTGCCCTGCAACGGGCCGGGCGCTGGTGGGGGCCGGGCTGGCCGCGAGGAGGGGAGGTGA